A genomic window from Micromonospora sp. WMMA1947 includes:
- a CDS encoding FtsX-like permease family protein, protein MKLVWRRAIEARGLLLAAAVAALVAVALVTGLSDYNRRAVEAGARAVLDAAPAEERSLLISGSGGDDAAAFAERDRAVREQFANGLGGAPVTVAATRSGTGRELTGDVGAARTDDDPMFANLATLDELPAHAELAAGAWPVPGSNPLQVTLPEKVAAQLSLEVGERVPLYDRGAERAGTVVVVGTWRPRDASEAYWRLAPGVGESQGDAEITSYGPFALDPADFARTFPGSTSAAWVVDPDLVAVEPARLPAVTTALDEITGKLPEATGLGSSTQQVSHLDRLVDRLSRADLVGRSALLTPLLLIVVLGGYALVLVAALLNEDRRSQTALLRARGAARGQIAGLAVREATLVVAPALLLAPALTGQAIHYLGADLGLADGDLARVWVVAVGAAVGCLLAMVLPAMRRAGTYVADMAARSRPSRGAAMQRASVDIALVALAVLAWTQLRQYSSPLAGANGNLGIDPLLAAAPTIGVLAGAVIALRLLPPTTRIAERLVDRRTWNATMFGMWQAGRRPHAGPVLLLALAVGGSTLAWSLVASWERSQRDQAQHTVGADLRLTERDGTAPADRAAQLAAVPGVDRVLPAWRDDVRVGREARPATVVALDAAAAKGLIRLDDTGGDASTGALLDRLAGGRTAPVGGVLPEGAKTLSGTVRTPVESMYEQPRVAVTALFATDAGATWRVRLAEGDGDGKPVRFSVPLPDSGGAPLRLAGFEADGGDATGSSYRLLLDQLRLTDAAGAALPLPVEGSWRVIDPGAGPRGTAQASPTRIDGTQGFDVPAGLLQFARIPSSRFALVPMVPDRPVPVLLTPGVAAAMSVKTGDTVKLSVAEVTLEVTVVGQVAAVPGTGGDGLLLDLPTATTQLLERSGGVRPVAEWWLGTTPGGHTAAVDALASAGGTVLLDRRAVAAEAAEDPYWQGARTGLLAAALGSVLLALVGLAVDVWATTRRRLTEFAVFNTLGANTRLLARAYLAEQTFLAAIGVGVGMLVGALVAATMVPLVILTPAAGRPVPEAVFTVPWVPIGATAAGLLLAALAFAALITTGIRQRVAAAQLRIGGER, encoded by the coding sequence ATGAAGCTGGTGTGGAGGCGGGCGATAGAGGCCCGTGGGCTGCTGCTCGCCGCCGCTGTCGCGGCACTTGTCGCGGTCGCGTTGGTCACCGGGCTCTCCGACTACAACCGCCGTGCGGTCGAGGCCGGCGCGCGGGCGGTGCTCGACGCCGCCCCGGCCGAGGAGCGCAGCCTGCTGATCAGCGGCTCCGGCGGCGACGACGCCGCCGCGTTCGCCGAGCGGGACCGGGCGGTACGGGAACAGTTCGCGAACGGGCTCGGCGGCGCGCCCGTCACCGTGGCCGCGACCCGCTCCGGGACCGGGCGGGAGCTGACCGGGGACGTGGGCGCCGCCCGTACCGACGACGACCCGATGTTCGCCAACCTGGCCACGCTCGACGAGCTGCCGGCGCACGCCGAACTGGCCGCCGGAGCGTGGCCGGTGCCGGGCAGCAACCCGTTGCAGGTGACGTTGCCGGAGAAGGTGGCCGCGCAGCTGAGCCTGGAGGTCGGTGAGCGGGTGCCGCTCTACGACAGGGGCGCGGAGCGGGCCGGCACAGTGGTGGTGGTCGGCACGTGGCGCCCACGGGACGCGTCCGAGGCGTACTGGCGTCTCGCCCCGGGGGTGGGGGAGAGCCAGGGCGACGCGGAGATCACCTCGTACGGGCCGTTCGCGCTCGACCCGGCCGACTTCGCCCGTACCTTCCCCGGCTCCACCTCGGCGGCCTGGGTGGTCGACCCCGACCTGGTGGCGGTCGAGCCGGCCCGGCTGCCCGCCGTGACCACGGCGCTGGACGAGATCACCGGGAAGCTGCCCGAGGCCACCGGCCTGGGCTCCTCGACACAGCAGGTCAGCCACCTGGACCGGCTCGTCGACCGGCTCAGCCGGGCCGACCTGGTGGGCCGGTCCGCGCTGCTCACCCCGCTGCTGCTGATCGTGGTGCTCGGCGGGTACGCGCTGGTGCTGGTGGCGGCGCTGCTCAACGAGGACCGGCGGTCGCAGACCGCGTTGCTGCGGGCCCGGGGCGCCGCCCGGGGGCAGATCGCCGGGCTGGCCGTACGCGAGGCGACGCTCGTGGTGGCGCCGGCGCTGCTGCTGGCCCCGGCGCTGACCGGGCAGGCGATCCACTACCTGGGCGCGGACCTGGGGCTGGCGGACGGCGACCTGGCCCGGGTGTGGGTGGTGGCGGTCGGCGCGGCGGTCGGCTGCCTGCTCGCCATGGTGCTGCCGGCGATGCGCCGGGCCGGCACGTACGTGGCCGACATGGCCGCCCGGTCCCGTCCCTCCCGGGGCGCGGCGATGCAGCGGGCGAGCGTGGACATCGCGCTGGTGGCCCTGGCCGTGCTCGCCTGGACCCAGTTGCGGCAGTATTCCTCGCCGCTCGCCGGCGCGAACGGCAACCTCGGCATCGACCCGCTGCTGGCCGCCGCGCCCACCATCGGCGTGCTGGCCGGCGCGGTGATCGCGCTGCGGCTGCTGCCGCCGACCACCCGGATCGCGGAACGCCTCGTCGACCGGCGGACGTGGAACGCCACCATGTTCGGCATGTGGCAGGCGGGCCGCCGCCCGCACGCCGGCCCGGTGCTGCTGCTCGCGCTCGCCGTCGGCGGCAGCACGCTCGCCTGGTCGCTCGTCGCCTCGTGGGAACGGTCGCAGCGGGACCAGGCGCAGCACACCGTCGGCGCGGACCTGCGGCTGACCGAACGGGACGGCACCGCCCCCGCGGACCGGGCCGCCCAGCTGGCCGCCGTGCCCGGCGTGGACCGGGTGCTGCCCGCCTGGCGCGACGACGTCCGGGTGGGCCGCGAGGCCCGGCCGGCCACCGTGGTGGCGCTGGACGCCGCCGCCGCGAAGGGGCTGATCCGGCTCGACGACACCGGCGGCGACGCCTCCACCGGCGCCCTGCTGGACCGGCTGGCCGGCGGCCGGACCGCGCCCGTGGGCGGCGTCCTGCCCGAGGGGGCGAAGACGCTCTCCGGCACCGTGCGTACCCCGGTCGAGAGCATGTACGAGCAGCCCCGGGTGGCGGTGACCGCGTTGTTCGCCACCGACGCCGGGGCCACCTGGCGGGTCCGGCTCGCCGAGGGGGACGGCGACGGGAAGCCGGTGCGCTTCTCGGTGCCGCTGCCGGACAGCGGCGGCGCCCCGCTGCGCCTGGCCGGATTCGAGGCCGACGGCGGCGACGCCACCGGCAGCTCGTACCGGCTTCTGCTGGACCAGCTGCGGCTCACCGACGCCGCCGGGGCGGCCCTGCCACTGCCGGTGGAGGGGTCGTGGCGGGTGATCGACCCGGGCGCCGGGCCGCGCGGCACCGCGCAGGCGAGCCCGACCCGGATCGACGGGACGCAGGGCTTCGACGTGCCCGCCGGACTGTTGCAGTTCGCCCGGATCCCCTCGTCCCGGTTCGCGCTGGTGCCGATGGTGCCGGACCGCCCGGTGCCGGTGCTCCTCACCCCGGGCGTGGCCGCCGCGATGAGCGTCAAGACCGGCGACACCGTCAAGCTGTCGGTCGCCGAGGTGACGCTCGAGGTCACAGTGGTCGGCCAGGTCGCCGCGGTGCCCGGCACCGGGGGCGACGGGCTGCTGCTGGACCTGCCCACCGCCACCACGCAACTCCTGGAACGCAGCGGCGGCGTCCGGCCGGTGGCCGAGTGGTGGCTCGGCACCACGCCCGGTGGGCACACCGCCGCCGTGGACGCGCTCGCCTCGGCGGGGGGCACGGTGCTGCTGGACCGGCGGGCGGTGGCCGCCGAGGCCGCCGAGGATCCGTACTGGCAGGGTGCGCGCACCGGCCTGCTGGCCGCCGCGCTCGGCTCGGTGCTGCTCGCCCTGGTCGGCCTGGCGGTGGACGTCTGGGCCACCACCCGGCGCCGGCTCACCGAGTTCGCCGTGTTCAACACCCTCGGCGCGAACACCCGGCTGCTGGCTCGCGCGTACCTCGCCGAACAGACGTTCCTGGCCGCGATCGGCGTCGGCGTCGGGATGCTCGTCGGCGCCCTCGTCGCGGCCACCATGGTGCCGCTGGTGATCCTCACCCCGGCCGCCGGCCGGCCGGTGCCCGAGGCGGTCTTCACCGTCCCGTGGGTGCCGATCGGGGCGACGGCCGCCGGGCTGCTGCTCGCCGCGCTCGCCTTCGCCGCCCTCATCACCACCGGCATCCGCCAGCGGGTCGCCGCCGCGCAGCTCCGGATCGGAGGAGAACGATGA
- the ligD gene encoding non-homologous end-joining DNA ligase, whose translation MAGKGTVEEIEVAGHTVRLSSPDRVIFPQQGFTKADVFRYYLAVGDGIMRALRDRPTTLQRFPDGIEGEMFFQKRVPQRGVPPWVRTARIAFPSGRPADELCPADLAHVAWAAQMGTVVFHPWPVRAADTDRPDELRVDLDPQPGTDFGDAVAAAGELRGLLDELGVPGWPKTSGGRGVHVYLRIQPRWTFVEVRRATIALARELERRRPELVTTAWWKEERGERVFVDFNQMARDRTIACAYSLRANARATVSTPVDWDELPEVDPDDFHLGTVPARFAERGDPHAGIDDAPWDITPLLEWAERDAADGLGDMPYPPEYPKMPGEPKRVQPSKDRDRPRP comes from the coding sequence ATGGCGGGCAAGGGCACGGTCGAGGAGATCGAGGTAGCCGGGCACACGGTGCGGCTGAGCAGCCCCGATCGGGTGATCTTCCCCCAGCAGGGCTTCACCAAGGCCGACGTCTTCCGCTACTACCTCGCCGTCGGCGACGGGATCATGCGCGCCCTGCGCGACCGGCCGACCACGCTCCAGCGCTTCCCCGACGGCATCGAGGGGGAGATGTTCTTCCAGAAGCGGGTGCCGCAGCGGGGCGTGCCGCCGTGGGTCCGCACCGCGCGGATCGCCTTCCCCAGCGGCCGCCCGGCCGACGAGCTGTGCCCGGCCGACCTGGCGCACGTGGCCTGGGCGGCGCAGATGGGCACCGTGGTGTTCCACCCGTGGCCGGTACGCGCCGCCGACACCGACCGGCCCGACGAACTGCGCGTCGACCTCGATCCGCAGCCCGGCACCGACTTCGGCGACGCGGTGGCCGCCGCCGGTGAGCTGCGCGGGCTGCTCGACGAGCTGGGCGTGCCCGGCTGGCCGAAGACCTCCGGCGGCCGGGGCGTGCACGTCTACCTGCGCATCCAGCCGCGCTGGACGTTCGTGGAGGTGCGCCGGGCCACCATCGCGCTGGCCCGGGAGCTGGAACGCCGCCGCCCCGAGCTGGTCACCACCGCCTGGTGGAAGGAGGAGCGGGGCGAGCGCGTCTTCGTCGACTTCAACCAGATGGCACGGGACCGCACCATCGCCTGCGCGTACTCGCTGCGGGCGAACGCCCGCGCCACCGTCTCCACCCCCGTCGACTGGGACGAACTGCCCGAGGTCGACCCGGACGACTTCCACCTCGGTACGGTGCCGGCCCGGTTCGCCGAGCGCGGCGACCCGCACGCCGGCATCGACGACGCCCCGTGGGACATCACGCCGCTGCTCGAGTGGGCCGAGCGGGACGCCGCCGACGGGCTGGGCGACATGCCCTACCCGCCGGAATACCCGAAGATGCCCGGCGAGCCGAAGCGGGTCCAGCCGTCGAAGGACCGCGACCGTCCACGCCCCTGA
- the msrB gene encoding peptide-methionine (R)-S-oxide reductase MsrB: MSLSDNELPRTEDEWRVRLSPEEFRVLREAGTEAPWTGEYVDTKTPGVYHCRACGLELFRSQDKFDSHCGWPSFDDAIPGAVKEIPDNTLGMRRVEIRCARCDSHLGHVFEGEGFTPKDTRHCVNSISVRLEPSAG, encoded by the coding sequence GTGAGTCTTTCCGACAACGAACTGCCCCGTACCGAGGACGAATGGCGCGTGCGGCTGAGCCCCGAGGAGTTCCGGGTGCTCCGCGAGGCCGGCACCGAGGCGCCCTGGACCGGTGAGTACGTCGACACCAAGACCCCCGGCGTCTACCACTGCCGGGCCTGCGGGCTGGAACTGTTCCGCAGCCAGGACAAGTTCGACTCGCACTGCGGCTGGCCGAGCTTCGACGACGCCATCCCGGGCGCGGTCAAGGAGATCCCGGACAACACGCTCGGCATGCGGCGCGTGGAGATCCGCTGCGCGCGCTGTGACAGCCACCTCGGGCACGTCTTCGAGGGTGAGGGCTTCACCCCGAAGGACACCCGGCACTGCGTCAACTCGATCTCGGTGCGGCTGGAGCCCAGCGCCGGCTGA
- a CDS encoding isoamylase early set domain-containing protein, whose translation MIKRNKLFGNQTRVTFSLPRDTPAGTVSVVGCFNGWEPGRHELVPRRDGTRTVTVRLKPGEYRFRYLATGGVWLDDEAADRVDEAGGLLRL comes from the coding sequence GTGATCAAGCGCAACAAGCTCTTCGGCAACCAGACCCGGGTGACGTTCTCGCTGCCCCGGGACACCCCGGCCGGCACGGTGAGCGTGGTCGGCTGCTTCAACGGCTGGGAGCCCGGCCGGCACGAGCTGGTGCCGCGCCGCGACGGCACCCGTACCGTGACGGTCCGGCTGAAGCCGGGGGAGTACCGCTTCCGCTACCTGGCCACCGGCGGCGTCTGGCTGGACGACGAGGCCGCCGACCGGGTCGACGAGGCCGGCGGCCTGCTGCGGCTGTGA
- a CDS encoding GNAT family N-acetyltransferase, with translation MPVESHLAGFADLDTSTFHDLLRLRIDVFVVEQSCPYPELDGRDVEPGTRHLWLSSDGAVVAYLRILADPGGVARIGRVVVAPAARGAGLAGALMTEALAVVGDRPCVLDAQTHLVGFYAGLGFEVSGPGYVEDGIPHTPMRRNPTH, from the coding sequence ATGCCCGTCGAGTCCCACCTGGCCGGTTTCGCCGACCTGGACACCAGCACCTTCCACGACCTGCTCCGGCTGCGCATCGACGTGTTCGTGGTCGAGCAGTCCTGCCCGTACCCGGAACTGGACGGCCGGGACGTCGAGCCCGGCACCCGCCACCTGTGGCTGAGCAGCGACGGCGCCGTGGTCGCGTACCTGCGGATCCTGGCCGACCCCGGCGGCGTCGCACGGATCGGACGGGTCGTGGTGGCGCCGGCGGCCCGCGGCGCGGGCCTGGCCGGCGCGCTGATGACCGAGGCCCTGGCCGTGGTGGGTGACCGGCCGTGCGTGCTCGACGCGCAGACGCACCTGGTCGGCTTCTACGCGGGGCTCGGCTTCGAGGTCAGTGGCCCCGGTTACGTCGAGGACGGCATCCCGCACACCCCGATGCGCCGCAACCCGACTCATTGA